From a region of the Flexistipes sp. genome:
- a CDS encoding succinate dehydrogenase, hydrophobic membrane anchor protein, translating into MKPYKFVGSSDSGVFEWLLQRISGVIMIVVIFIHFFSMLSTGAWGLQKIVLGPLFIFGVFHTMNGFKMITDDYVSNSTWRAILFGIYWIVGLTVGFLALSVASMM; encoded by the coding sequence ATGAAACCTTATAAATTTGTAGGCTCCAGTGACAGCGGTGTTTTTGAATGGCTGTTGCAGAGAATTTCCGGAGTTATAATGATAGTTGTTATTTTCATACATTTTTTCTCTATGCTTAGTACAGGAGCCTGGGGGCTTCAAAAAATAGTACTGGGTCCGCTGTTTATTTTCGGAGTTTTCCACACAATGAACGGCTTTAAAATGATAACCGATGATTATGTGTCAAACAGTACGTGGCGTGCAATTCTGTTTGGGATTTACTGGATTGTAGGTTTAACGGTCGGATTTCTAGCATTATCTGTGGCATCAATGATGTAA
- a CDS encoding succinate dehydrogenase, cytochrome b556 subunit: MPRRDLVTYPKKVSYRKHTGMVAWLLHRITGVIIGLYLIFHILAKSGVAGWFTSLTANPVARILVLIFFAYHAFNGFRIVLIDFSSGAEEGMFSKQFMVVIFLTVVVSILGAIPIFS; encoded by the coding sequence ATGCCAAGACGAGACTTAGTCACCTACCCAAAAAAAGTTTCCTATCGGAAACACACCGGAATGGTGGCATGGCTGCTTCACAGAATCACCGGTGTTATCATTGGTCTATACCTGATTTTCCATATTCTTGCAAAATCAGGCGTTGCCGGCTGGTTTACAAGCCTTACGGCTAACCCGGTAGCGAGAATATTAGTTTTAATATTTTTCGCTTATCATGCTTTTAACGGATTCAGGATAGTTCTGATCGATTTTTCTTCCGGTGCCGAGGAAGGAATGTTCAGCAAACAGTTCATGGTTGTAATTTTCTTAACGGTAGTCGTGTCTATTTTAGGCGCTATTCCAATATTTTCATAA